A genome region from Halorussus pelagicus includes the following:
- a CDS encoding ABC transporter ATP-binding protein: MSDLLSISNLRTQFNTERGVVKAVDDFDLNIREGETVGLVGESGSGKSVSALSLMQLVDNPGEIVNGEAAFRHEELTADFAERYPSGVGDFVFPDEGYIDLLAAPEDPMREIRGGEMSMIFQDPMTSLNPALTVGEQVAESLRLHQYGGQKKDSWWNAVREIAPSLGGKEMDEELLADTIDMLEEVGIPEPTERVEEYPHEFSGGMRQRVLIAIALACQPKLLVADEPTTALDVTIQAQILDLINDLQDELGMSVLFITHDLGVVAETCDRVAVMYAGDIVEVGPVDEIFHNPSHPYTYALLESIPQEDKQRLTPIEGNVPDLIDMPEGCHFASRCPWAQPECTEGEIPNLQHGPEDVDHRAKCVLEEFDQSQYGEEFESVTTDDHEVGDRLLEVDGMKKHFSRADGMLDEWLGDDTESVKAVDGVSFDIYEDETVGLVGESGCGKSTAGRTLLHLEEPTDGRIVFQGTDLSELDREELRDKRKDMQMIFQDPLSSLDPRMTVGSIIAEPLKIHDLPEESPPEGMSRKQQRRNRVTELMEEVGLEPGQYDRYPHEISGGQRQRVGIARALAVDPDFIVADEPVSALDVSVQAQILNLLEDLQEEFGLTYLFIAHDLSVVRHISDRVAVMYLGKIVEVADTDELFADPKHPYTQALLSAIPEPDPRIDTDDRVILEGDVPSPIDPPSGCNFRTRCPQIIPPEDLDVDQDAYREIMNYRERVETRAIDLDAMWEEAAASESAQTETATAADGGRPDASPAAFKAVLWDRLFDAEPSGRPRELVAESFDHLASGDWEAAESLLIQNFRSVCEMEDPVLQDDAHPAACYLYEQPQ; encoded by the coding sequence GTGAGTGACTTACTGTCAATCTCGAATCTGCGGACGCAGTTCAACACCGAACGAGGTGTGGTGAAGGCCGTTGACGACTTCGACCTGAACATCCGGGAGGGAGAGACGGTCGGTCTCGTCGGCGAGTCGGGGTCCGGCAAGAGCGTCAGCGCGCTCTCGCTGATGCAACTCGTGGACAACCCCGGCGAAATCGTGAACGGCGAGGCGGCGTTCCGCCACGAGGAACTGACCGCCGACTTCGCCGAGCGATACCCCTCCGGCGTCGGCGACTTCGTGTTCCCCGACGAGGGGTACATCGACCTGCTCGCCGCGCCCGAGGACCCGATGCGCGAGATTCGGGGCGGCGAAATGAGCATGATTTTCCAAGACCCGATGACCTCGCTCAATCCCGCGCTGACCGTGGGCGAGCAGGTCGCCGAGAGCCTGCGTCTCCACCAGTACGGCGGCCAGAAGAAGGACTCGTGGTGGAATGCGGTCCGGGAAATCGCGCCGAGTCTCGGCGGGAAGGAGATGGACGAGGAACTGCTGGCCGACACCATCGACATGCTCGAAGAGGTTGGCATCCCCGAACCGACCGAGCGCGTCGAGGAGTACCCCCACGAGTTCTCCGGCGGGATGCGCCAGCGCGTCCTCATCGCCATCGCGCTGGCCTGTCAGCCGAAACTGCTCGTGGCCGACGAACCGACGACGGCGCTCGACGTGACGATTCAGGCCCAGATTCTCGACCTGATCAACGACCTGCAGGACGAACTCGGCATGTCGGTCCTCTTTATCACCCACGACCTCGGCGTCGTCGCCGAGACCTGCGACCGCGTGGCCGTGATGTACGCGGGCGACATCGTGGAAGTCGGTCCCGTGGACGAAATCTTCCACAACCCGAGCCACCCCTACACCTACGCCCTGCTCGAATCCATCCCGCAGGAGGACAAACAGCGACTCACGCCCATCGAGGGCAACGTCCCCGACCTCATCGACATGCCCGAGGGGTGTCACTTCGCATCGCGGTGTCCGTGGGCACAACCCGAGTGTACCGAGGGCGAGATTCCGAACCTCCAGCACGGTCCCGAGGACGTGGACCACCGCGCGAAGTGCGTCCTCGAAGAGTTCGACCAGAGCCAGTACGGCGAGGAGTTCGAGAGCGTCACGACCGACGACCACGAAGTCGGCGACCGACTCCTCGAAGTAGACGGGATGAAAAAGCACTTCTCGCGGGCCGACGGCATGCTCGACGAGTGGTTGGGCGACGACACCGAGAGCGTCAAAGCCGTTGACGGCGTGAGCTTCGACATCTACGAGGACGAGACGGTGGGTCTCGTCGGCGAGTCGGGATGCGGGAAGTCCACCGCGGGCCGGACCCTGCTTCACCTCGAAGAGCCGACTGACGGTCGCATCGTGTTCCAAGGAACCGACCTCTCGGAACTGGACCGCGAGGAGTTGCGCGACAAGCGCAAGGACATGCAGATGATTTTCCAAGACCCGCTGTCCAGTCTCGACCCGCGGATGACGGTGGGAAGCATCATCGCTGAGCCGCTGAAGATTCACGACCTGCCCGAGGAGTCGCCGCCGGAGGGGATGTCGCGCAAGCAACAGCGGCGAAACCGCGTCACCGAGCTGATGGAGGAAGTCGGTCTCGAACCGGGCCAGTACGACCGGTACCCCCACGAGATTTCCGGCGGTCAGCGCCAGCGCGTGGGCATCGCCCGCGCACTCGCGGTCGATCCCGACTTCATCGTGGCCGACGAACCCGTCTCCGCGCTGGACGTATCGGTGCAGGCCCAGATTCTGAACCTCTTGGAGGACTTGCAGGAGGAGTTCGGACTCACCTACCTGTTCATCGCACACGACCTGAGCGTCGTCCGGCACATCTCCGACCGCGTGGCCGTGATGTATCTCGGCAAAATCGTGGAGGTGGCCGACACCGACGAGCTGTTCGCCGACCCGAAACACCCCTACACGCAGGCACTGCTGTCGGCGATTCCGGAACCAGACCCGCGAATCGACACCGACGACCGGGTCATCCTCGAAGGCGACGTTCCCTCACCCATCGACCCGCCGTCGGGGTGTAACTTCCGGACGCGGTGTCCCCAGATTATCCCGCCGGAAGACCTCGACGTGGACCAGGACGCCTACCGCGAAATCATGAACTACCGCGAGCGCGTCGAGACCCGCGCCATCGACCTCGACGCGATGTGGGAGGAGGCCGCAGCGAGCGAGAGCGCACAGACCGAAACCGCGACCGCCGCGGACGGTGGACGCCCCGACGCCTCGCCCGCCGCGTTCAAGGCCGTCCTCTGGGACCGACTGTTCGACGCGGAACCCTCGGGGCGACCCCGCGAACTCGTTGCGGAGTCGTTC
- a CDS encoding universal stress protein, whose amino-acid sequence MIDTVVVATDGSESVTRAVRVALDLAERFDATVHALYVVDTGEIESSPEELRDELRDALESQGADALDAVRDHADRELTTAVREGRPAAEITEYARERDADMVATGTRGRHGENRFLIGSVAERVVRSCPVPVLTVRQLENEE is encoded by the coding sequence ATGATTGACACCGTCGTCGTCGCCACGGACGGGTCCGAGAGCGTCACCCGCGCGGTCCGCGTCGCGCTCGACCTTGCCGAGCGATTCGACGCCACGGTCCACGCCCTCTACGTCGTGGACACCGGCGAAATCGAGTCCTCGCCCGAGGAGTTGCGCGACGAACTCCGCGACGCCTTGGAGTCCCAGGGCGCGGACGCGCTCGACGCCGTGCGCGACCACGCCGACCGGGAGTTGACGACCGCGGTCCGCGAGGGTCGCCCGGCCGCAGAGATTACCGAGTACGCCCGCGAGCGGGACGCCGACATGGTGGCGACCGGAACGCGGGGCCGCCACGGCGAGAACCGCTTTCTCATCGGAAGCGTCGCCGAGCGCGTCGTCCGGTCGTGTCCGGTGCCCGTGCTGACGGTCCGGCAACTCGAAAACGAGGAGTAG
- a CDS encoding DHH family phosphoesterase, with protein MKDWVIDDDNLSVERKSILPGEGFFVPDSVEEAKEEAEAEATLTGTEVAVVADPDADGLACTALVREVYGEAALIPAGPHDLEEALERVADYSEPGAKIFVCDLCPDTYDEVAESLEALVEQAGELRWFDHHQWTDDVAEAVRDAGVELVVGDSDEECTADVAVRSLDYDFPDYLVELAAVTRDHDLWIRDDERSDDLADFSYWSDPEEYIETVAQHGADLPEDIEEFLAEMRVEKEALIEKAVARADIEEVGPWTVGVTYGRCSQNEVAEALRQQGTDAAVVVKPSGSASIRGTDEFERAHEVARQVNGGGHPKAAGCKPRIYDDMLDYAHHWTTRGATAKQVILEAFWNVARDVKTETAAAEGDDANTSDESAESDE; from the coding sequence ATGAAAGACTGGGTCATCGACGACGACAATCTCTCCGTAGAGCGAAAATCTATCCTGCCCGGCGAGGGCTTTTTCGTCCCCGATTCCGTCGAGGAGGCCAAAGAGGAGGCCGAGGCCGAGGCGACCCTGACCGGGACCGAAGTCGCGGTCGTGGCCGACCCCGACGCCGACGGACTCGCCTGCACCGCGCTGGTCCGCGAAGTTTACGGCGAGGCCGCGCTCATTCCCGCCGGACCGCACGACCTCGAAGAGGCCTTGGAGCGGGTCGCCGACTACAGCGAACCCGGCGCGAAAATCTTCGTCTGCGACCTCTGTCCCGACACCTACGACGAGGTCGCCGAGTCGCTGGAGGCGCTGGTCGAGCAGGCGGGCGAACTCCGGTGGTTCGACCACCACCAGTGGACCGACGACGTGGCCGAGGCGGTCCGCGACGCTGGTGTCGAGTTGGTCGTCGGCGACAGCGACGAGGAGTGTACCGCCGACGTGGCCGTGCGGTCGCTCGACTACGACTTCCCCGACTACCTCGTCGAACTCGCGGCGGTCACGCGCGACCACGACCTCTGGATTCGGGACGACGAGCGCAGCGACGACTTGGCGGACTTCTCCTACTGGTCCGACCCCGAGGAGTACATCGAGACGGTCGCCCAACACGGCGCTGACCTCCCCGAGGACATCGAGGAATTCCTCGCCGAGATGCGCGTCGAGAAGGAGGCCCTCATCGAGAAGGCGGTCGCCCGCGCCGACATCGAGGAGGTCGGCCCGTGGACCGTCGGCGTGACCTACGGCCGGTGTTCCCAGAACGAGGTCGCCGAGGCGCTGCGCCAGCAGGGCACCGACGCCGCCGTGGTCGTCAAACCCTCCGGAAGCGCGTCGATTCGGGGCACCGACGAGTTCGAGCGCGCTCACGAGGTCGCCCGGCAGGTCAACGGCGGCGGCCACCCGAAGGCCGCGGGCTGTAAGCCGCGAATCTACGACGATATGCTCGACTACGCCCATCACTGGACGACCCGCGGCGCGACCGCAAAGCAGGTCATTCTTGAGGCGTTCTGGAACGTCGCGCGGGACGTGAAGACCGAAACGGCGGCGGCCGAGGGCGACGACGCCAACACGAGCGACGAGTCAGCCGAGAGCGACGAATGA
- a CDS encoding BtpA/SgcQ family protein: MTTDYLAIDAEKPIVGMVHLPPLPGAPKFSGAFEEVRETALRDAQRLEAGGVDALMLENFGDAPFYPDDVPKHVVASMTRIAADIREEVDLPMGINVLRNDAEAALSVAAAVEAAFVRVNVHVGARVTDQGIVEGEAHETIRLREQLDADAAILADLDVKHSAALADRPIDAEVVAESVERGLAEGIVVSGAGTGHEVGGDHLRAVASARDEAGLDAPVFVGSGVTAENAADILSVADGAIVGTALKEGGETTNPVSVERVETVLEAVERVR, encoded by the coding sequence ATGACGACCGACTACCTCGCCATCGACGCCGAGAAACCTATCGTCGGCATGGTTCACCTCCCACCGCTGCCGGGCGCGCCGAAGTTCTCCGGAGCGTTCGAGGAAGTCCGCGAAACCGCACTGCGGGACGCCCAGCGACTCGAAGCCGGAGGCGTGGACGCGCTAATGCTCGAAAACTTCGGCGACGCGCCGTTCTATCCCGACGACGTGCCCAAGCACGTCGTCGCGTCGATGACCCGCATCGCCGCCGACATCCGCGAGGAAGTGGACCTCCCGATGGGAATCAACGTCCTGCGCAACGACGCCGAGGCCGCGCTCTCGGTCGCCGCCGCAGTCGAGGCGGCGTTCGTCCGCGTGAACGTTCACGTCGGCGCGCGCGTGACCGACCAAGGAATCGTCGAGGGCGAGGCCCACGAGACGATTCGCCTGCGCGAGCAACTGGACGCTGACGCCGCCATTCTCGCGGACCTCGATGTGAAACACTCTGCGGCGCTTGCCGACCGCCCCATCGACGCCGAGGTCGTCGCCGAATCGGTCGAACGCGGTCTCGCGGAGGGCATCGTCGTCTCGGGCGCTGGCACGGGTCACGAGGTCGGCGGCGACCACCTCCGCGCGGTCGCCTCGGCCCGCGACGAGGCCGGACTGGACGCGCCGGTCTTCGTCGGCAGCGGCGTCACCGCCGAGAACGCCGCCGACATCCTCTCGGTCGCGGACGGAGCCATCGTCGGCACCGCGCTGAAAGAGGGCGGCGAGACGACGAATCCGGTCTCGGTCGAGCGCGTGGAGACGGTCCTCGAAGCCGTCGAGCGCGTCCGGTAG
- a CDS encoding carbohydrate kinase family protein produces the protein MNEFDGDGAATDSEAADDRALDVVTVGSAVLDRIYGLTNLPEPDGGAFVRDEATAAGGVAANVAAGLAELGRETGVVSRVGDDAAADRILADLRERGIDARRVQRGASDERTTYSMILRDPDGERMIVNGGEAVPNLRLSGEDRAYVRRADLAFTSAYAPDPVVADLVDARKRDDCPPLVFDLAGPLSELEERATRPETLDALLPVCDCFVANEVSARSYLGKDPRGAVETLRERGVRRAAVTRGTDGALLLTEAGDILELPAFAVETADTTGAGDAFTAGLIHGWLLDNRSAREAGRFAAAAAALNCRAETARGGLPTETEVRRFLDSR, from the coding sequence ATGAACGAGTTCGACGGCGACGGCGCGGCGACCGACTCCGAGGCCGCGGACGACCGCGCCCTCGATGTCGTCACAGTCGGGAGCGCGGTCCTCGACCGAATCTACGGCCTGACCAACCTGCCGGAACCCGACGGCGGCGCGTTCGTCCGCGACGAGGCGACCGCGGCGGGCGGGGTCGCGGCGAACGTCGCGGCCGGACTCGCCGAACTGGGCCGCGAGACCGGCGTCGTCTCGCGGGTCGGCGACGACGCGGCGGCCGACCGGATTCTGGCGGACCTCCGCGAGCGAGGCATCGACGCCCGGCGCGTCCAGCGCGGTGCGTCCGACGAGCGCACCACCTACTCGATGATTCTGCGCGACCCCGACGGTGAGCGGATGATAGTCAACGGCGGCGAGGCCGTCCCCAACCTCCGACTCTCCGGCGAGGACCGCGCGTACGTCCGGCGGGCCGACCTCGCGTTCACCAGCGCGTACGCGCCCGACCCGGTGGTCGCCGACCTCGTGGACGCCCGGAAACGCGACGACTGCCCGCCGCTGGTCTTCGACCTCGCGGGACCCCTCTCGGAACTCGAAGAGAGAGCGACGCGGCCCGAAACCCTCGACGCGCTCTTGCCGGTCTGTGACTGCTTCGTCGCCAACGAAGTCTCCGCGCGCTCGTACCTCGGCAAGGACCCCCGCGGCGCTGTCGAGACGCTCCGAGAGCGCGGCGTCCGACGCGCCGCGGTTACCCGCGGAACCGACGGCGCGCTCCTGCTGACGGAAGCGGGCGACATCCTCGAACTCCCGGCGTTCGCGGTCGAGACGGCCGACACGACCGGCGCGGGCGACGCCTTCACCGCGGGTCTGATTCACGGGTGGCTACTCGACAATCGGTCGGCCCGCGAGGCCGGGCGCTTCGCCGCGGCGGCCGCGGCGCTCAACTGCCGCGCCGAGACCGCGAGAGGCGGCCTGCCGACCGAGACGGAAGTCCGGAGATTCCTCGACTCGCGGTAG
- a CDS encoding DUF5807 family protein, whose product MDKREQFLAGERPEDVALFLSDSFVEGDGNGLAKHGKTVEKGVVLVVEGDQGRSVFKTATGMDAMGFAKQAMGTEGTIARDLSGGDCPECDGDSQFVFAFAEEQNEEVGDLYAEGDVIHAYSYCDCGTAYSEKWVADNAE is encoded by the coding sequence ATGGATAAACGCGAGCAGTTCCTCGCGGGCGAGCGACCCGAGGACGTGGCGCTGTTCCTCTCGGACTCGTTCGTGGAGGGCGACGGCAACGGTCTGGCGAAGCACGGCAAAACGGTCGAGAAGGGCGTCGTGCTGGTGGTCGAGGGCGACCAGGGCCGGAGCGTCTTCAAGACCGCGACCGGCATGGACGCGATGGGGTTCGCCAAGCAGGCGATGGGTACCGAAGGCACAATCGCGCGGGACCTCTCGGGCGGCGACTGCCCTGAGTGCGACGGTGACTCGCAGTTCGTCTTCGCGTTCGCCGAGGAACAGAACGAGGAGGTCGGCGACCTCTACGCCGAGGGCGACGTGATCCACGCCTACTCGTACTGCGACTGCGGGACGGCGTACTCCGAGAAGTGGGTCGCCGACAACGCGGAGTAG
- a CDS encoding DUF1684 domain-containing protein has product MTETTPEDGFDPEEWREQLRAHRDEKDDFFADHPQSPIPPAERDDFESLDYFDPDPDYRVTASVEVHERPDPVEMEVSESVPQRYLRVATLRFELGDREDADSYELAGYRQQEDDDGLFVPFRDKTTGQQTYRDGRYMEFETEGDLEDGGEIVLDFNLAYSPFCAYSETFACPLAPEENWLDVEILAGEKA; this is encoded by the coding sequence ATGACCGAGACGACGCCCGAGGACGGCTTCGACCCCGAGGAGTGGCGCGAGCAACTCCGCGCCCACCGCGACGAGAAGGACGACTTTTTCGCCGACCACCCCCAGTCGCCGATTCCGCCCGCGGAGCGCGACGACTTCGAGAGCCTCGACTACTTCGACCCGGACCCAGACTACCGCGTCACCGCGAGCGTCGAGGTTCACGAGCGACCCGACCCCGTGGAGATGGAGGTCAGCGAGAGCGTGCCACAGCGATACCTCCGAGTCGCCACGCTCCGCTTCGAACTCGGCGACAGGGAGGACGCCGACTCGTACGAACTCGCGGGCTACCGCCAGCAGGAGGACGACGACGGCCTGTTCGTCCCGTTCCGCGACAAGACGACCGGCCAGCAGACCTACCGCGACGGCCGGTACATGGAGTTCGAGACCGAGGGTGACCTCGAAGACGGCGGCGAGATAGTCCTCGATTTCAACCTCGCGTACTCGCCGTTCTGCGCGTACAGCGAGACGTTCGCCTGCCCGCTCGCGCCCGAGGAGAACTGGCTGGATGTAGAAATTCTTGCAGGCGAGAAGGCATAG
- a CDS encoding class I SAM-dependent methyltransferase — protein sequence MSVREEFDDWAAEGRDKGMEDRHWNTAKYVLARMPVEEDDTVLDLGTGSGYAVRALRDTKAAGRAYGLDGSPEMARNATTYTDDPQVGFLVGDFDHLPFADDSVDHIFTMEAFYYANDPHQTLREIARVLRPGGTFFCAVNYYEENVHSHAWQENIDVEMTRWSAAEYREAFRDAGLAVAEQDNIPDRETEIPDESEFPTDSWDSREEMVERYREFGTLLTVGVARGLESGDH from the coding sequence ATGAGCGTCCGCGAGGAGTTCGACGACTGGGCGGCCGAGGGCCGCGACAAGGGAATGGAGGACCGCCACTGGAACACCGCGAAGTACGTGCTGGCACGGATGCCTGTCGAGGAGGACGATACCGTCCTCGACCTCGGCACCGGGAGCGGGTACGCCGTCCGTGCGCTCCGGGACACCAAGGCGGCAGGCCGGGCCTACGGACTCGACGGGTCGCCGGAGATGGCGCGCAACGCCACGACGTACACCGACGACCCGCAAGTCGGCTTTCTGGTCGGCGACTTCGACCACCTGCCGTTCGCCGACGACAGCGTGGACCACATCTTCACGATGGAGGCGTTCTACTACGCCAACGACCCCCACCAGACGCTCCGGGAAATCGCGCGCGTCCTCCGGCCCGGCGGCACGTTCTTTTGCGCCGTGAACTACTACGAGGAGAACGTCCACTCCCACGCGTGGCAGGAGAACATCGACGTGGAGATGACGCGCTGGTCGGCGGCGGAGTACCGCGAGGCGTTCCGCGACGCCGGACTCGCCGTCGCCGAGCAGGACAACATTCCGGACCGCGAGACCGAAATCCCCGACGAGAGCGAGTTCCCGACCGACAGTTGGGACTCACGGGAAGAGATGGTGGAGCGGTATCGTGAGTTCGGGACCTTACTGACGGTGGGCGTGGCGCGCGGACTAGAATCTGGAGACCACTGA
- a CDS encoding DUF2391 family protein produces MVGSKKRYALADTAQQVVGGFLLAGPFVVTEEVWVLARDMTTPESLLTVLIVFFIGYGALYKADDDRDPDRETEVAGVPARFISLMIVSFGSVAILSVAFGAPGTFLSDTFTSGRPSMETVGITLRAISVGAVFSVVGAATADSVF; encoded by the coding sequence ATGGTCGGATCGAAGAAGCGCTACGCGCTGGCGGACACCGCCCAGCAGGTGGTCGGCGGGTTCCTGCTGGCCGGGCCGTTCGTCGTAACCGAGGAGGTGTGGGTGCTGGCGAGGGATATGACGACCCCCGAGTCGTTGCTCACCGTACTCATCGTCTTTTTCATCGGCTACGGCGCGCTGTACAAGGCCGACGACGACCGCGACCCCGACCGCGAGACGGAGGTCGCGGGCGTCCCCGCGCGGTTCATCTCGCTGATGATCGTCTCGTTCGGGTCGGTCGCCATCCTCTCGGTCGCGTTCGGCGCGCCCGGAACCTTCCTCAGCGACACGTTCACGTCCGGCCGCCCGTCGATGGAGACCGTCGGAATCACGCTCCGCGCCATCAGCGTCGGCGCGGTGTTCAGCGTGGTCGGCGCGGCCACCGCCGACAGCGTGTTCTGA
- a CDS encoding DUF7090 family protein has product MDYQLAIENTPETIPGGTGVLLLHPSTGETDRIDTDFLKTDTDHFLVISTRTTAREVKQKLDHYDVDEEKAEILDTLSIERGYSRRSTDNVHYVSSPDDLEGVLDITQRFLEETEGKRRISLDSITEMAYYADEARVRDVIRQILGLLREHDAVGLFHLSKGVHDEEHVEKFMGLFDAIIDLNRDGEVNSDFENV; this is encoded by the coding sequence ATGGATTATCAACTCGCCATCGAAAACACCCCCGAGACGATACCCGGTGGCACCGGCGTCCTCCTCCTGCACCCGAGTACCGGCGAGACGGACCGCATCGACACCGACTTCCTGAAGACCGACACCGACCACTTCCTCGTCATCTCGACGCGAACGACCGCGCGCGAGGTCAAACAGAAACTCGACCACTACGACGTGGACGAGGAGAAAGCCGAGATTCTGGACACGCTGAGCATCGAACGGGGCTACTCGCGGCGCAGTACCGACAACGTCCACTACGTCTCCTCGCCCGACGACTTGGAGGGCGTCCTTGACATCACCCAGCGATTCCTCGAAGAGACCGAGGGCAAGCGCCGCATCAGCCTCGACTCCATCACCGAGATGGCCTACTACGCCGACGAGGCGCGGGTCCGCGACGTGATTCGCCAGATTCTGGGTCTCCTGCGCGAACACGACGCCGTCGGCCTGTTCCACCTCTCGAAGGGTGTCCACGACGAGGAACACGTCGAGAAGTTCATGGGCCTGTTCGACGCCATCATCGACCTCAACCGCGACGGCGAGGTCAACAGCGACTTCGAGAACGTCTGA
- a CDS encoding M20/M25/M40 family metallo-hydrolase: MSDFASRWDADLRAFAERLLRFDTTDGDEAPAQAFVRERLDDLGFETYEWIADAERLAQHDSFPDDPDEIPVAGRPSVGGVLELGDPDAGPTLVMNGHVDVVPVARDSWSSDPFDPTWREGERGDAGGANDETLTARGAADMKCGLATCVFAAKHLHERATGDSPADSALDGRLVVESVVGEEAGGVGAAASALSNPYPFERDAGIIAEPTDLRPVTASEGSLMKRLRLTGRSAHAATRWRGVDVLPYFEEIRRAFRDLESERGERVAHPLYDRFPVPWPVVVGRVEAGDWASSVPSELTAELRIGVAPGETVAEVEETFDQRLAELVADDEWLAEHPPEFERFSVQFKPSEIDADEPVVGAVQRAMERHGLDDTDPRGATYGADARWYIETGIPTVMFGPGNIEQAHFPDETIRWSEVLTAGEVLADAAAEFLG, encoded by the coding sequence ATGAGCGACTTTGCCAGCAGGTGGGACGCCGACCTCCGAGCGTTCGCCGAACGACTGCTCCGGTTCGACACCACCGACGGCGACGAAGCGCCCGCCCAAGCGTTCGTCCGCGAGCGACTCGACGACCTCGGTTTCGAGACCTACGAGTGGATTGCCGACGCCGAGCGGTTGGCCCAACACGACTCGTTCCCCGACGACCCCGACGAGATTCCGGTCGCGGGCCGCCCCTCGGTCGGCGGCGTCCTCGAACTCGGCGACCCGGACGCCGGACCGACGCTCGTGATGAACGGCCACGTTGACGTGGTGCCGGTCGCGCGCGACTCGTGGTCAAGCGACCCCTTCGACCCGACGTGGCGCGAGGGAGAACGCGGAGACGCCGGGGGAGCAAACGACGAGACCCTGACCGCCCGCGGCGCGGCCGACATGAAGTGCGGCCTCGCCACCTGCGTGTTCGCGGCGAAGCACCTCCACGAGCGCGCGACCGGCGACTCGCCCGCGGACTCCGCCCTCGACGGCCGACTCGTGGTCGAGAGCGTGGTCGGCGAGGAGGCGGGCGGCGTCGGCGCGGCGGCGTCCGCGCTCTCGAACCCCTATCCCTTCGAGCGCGACGCCGGAATCATCGCCGAACCGACCGACTTGCGCCCCGTCACGGCCTCCGAGGGGAGTCTGATGAAGCGCCTGCGACTCACCGGCCGGTCGGCCCACGCCGCGACGCGGTGGCGCGGCGTGGACGTGCTCCCGTATTTCGAGGAGATTCGCCGGGCGTTCCGGGACCTCGAAAGCGAGCGCGGCGAGCGCGTGGCCCACCCGCTCTACGACCGCTTCCCAGTGCCGTGGCCCGTGGTCGTCGGGCGCGTCGAGGCGGGCGACTGGGCGTCGTCGGTCCCCTCGGAGTTGACCGCCGAGCTTCGAATCGGGGTCGCGCCGGGCGAGACGGTGGCGGAAGTCGAAGAGACGTTCGACCAGCGACTCGCCGAGTTGGTCGCCGACGACGAGTGGTTGGCCGAGCATCCGCCCGAGTTCGAGCGGTTCTCGGTCCAGTTCAAGCCGTCGGAAATCGACGCCGACGAACCGGTCGTCGGCGCGGTCCAGCGCGCGATGGAGCGCCACGGTCTCGACGACACCGACCCGCGCGGCGCGACCTACGGCGCGGACGCCCGCTGGTACATCGAGACCGGTATCCCGACCGTGATGTTCGGACCGGGGAACATCGAGCAGGCGCACTTCCCCGACGAGACGATTCGCTGGTCGGAGGTGCTGACCGCTGGCGAGGTGCTGGCGGACGCGGCGGCGGAGTTCTTGGGGTAG
- a CDS encoding DUF7119 family protein, with the protein MSEDGESDEVGRSPDRESSPGERGVPPTDRESPVGQPVVRGDAAVTGQSAAQAKAFDPTDDESVVEAAETVARFAENTAGAEDNVFMLRGAAACAALVRGEGSYKAAAERAGGEVTVAFIRKWARVHDLPQSIRRYVAMGHIAPTAAKHIARVSGEERFQLAWAVLDGDLTVREVRSAASAVNGGTPVEEALADRGVRPGRLTLSLPTDTYRELRRVAAMEGRDPEEVVAEALDEKFD; encoded by the coding sequence ATGAGCGAAGACGGAGAGAGCGACGAAGTCGGGCGTTCGCCCGACCGCGAGTCGTCGCCCGGCGAGCGCGGCGTACCGCCGACCGACAGGGAGTCGCCGGTCGGCCAACCGGTCGTCCGGGGCGACGCGGCCGTCACCGGCCAGAGCGCCGCGCAAGCGAAGGCCTTCGACCCCACCGACGACGAGAGCGTCGTTGAGGCCGCCGAGACCGTCGCGCGCTTCGCCGAGAACACGGCCGGGGCCGAGGACAACGTGTTCATGCTCCGGGGCGCGGCGGCGTGCGCGGCGCTTGTCCGCGGCGAAGGGTCGTACAAGGCCGCGGCAGAGCGCGCGGGCGGGGAGGTGACGGTCGCGTTCATCCGGAAGTGGGCGCGAGTCCACGACCTGCCCCAGTCCATCCGGCGGTACGTCGCCATGGGCCACATCGCCCCGACCGCGGCCAAGCACATCGCCCGCGTCAGCGGCGAGGAGCGCTTTCAACTCGCGTGGGCGGTCCTCGACGGCGACCTGACGGTCCGGGAGGTCCGGTCGGCCGCCAGCGCGGTCAATGGCGGAACACCCGTTGAGGAGGCGCTGGCCGACCGCGGCGTCCGGCCCGGCCGACTCACGCTCTCGCTCCCGACCGACACCTACCGGGAACTCCGGCGCGTCGCCGCGATGGAAGGCAGGGACCCCGAGGAAGTCGTCGCCGAGGCGTTAGACGAGAAGTTCGACTAA